The Clostridia bacterium DNA segment ATGGGTGCTTGTAAGGAAAATAATATTAAGCTGTCTCACAGCGATGTGAACGTTCTAAATGCCATCTCCTTCTTGAAAGATTACAAACAAGGCAAAGAGTTTGATTTAGGAGAACACGTAGTCGTAGCAGGCGCTGGTAACACAGCTATGGATACGGCAAGAGCGGCCACCAGGCTTCCAGGTGTGAAAGATGTATCCATTGTGTATAGACGTACTAAAAAACAAATGCCGGCGGATGCAGAAGAGCTGAAGATGGCACTAGAAGACGGCGTACTCTTTAAAGAACTCTTGAATCCGGATTCCTTGAGCGATGGAAAATTACATTGCGCTGTAATGGAGCTGGGAGAATTAGATGAGAGTGGTCGTAGACGTCCAAAAGCAACGGGCGAATTTGTAGACTTGGCTTGCACTACGTTGATTTCATCGATTGGTGAAAAAGTGGATGATGCTTTACTCACTCGATTGGGTATTGGGACTGAAAACGGTCTAGCCAAACTCTCGGTTACTGGCGAGACTAGTGTGCAGAATGTCTACCTGGGTGGGGATATGAAGAAGGGCCCATCTACTGTGGTTAAAGCGATTGCGGATGCAACAGCTGCCGCCAAAGATATTCTTGCTAAAGAAAAGATTGAGATAGACTTGTCTATTAAAGGATTTGATCTAGGAGAAGAGAAGATATGGGAACGCAAGGGTAATTTGGAACTGAGAAAAGAAGCCACATCCGAGGGCGAACGTTGCCTGGGATGTCAAGAAGTATGTGAGATTTGTATGGAGGTTTGCCCCAATCGCGCGAATGTTGCGGTAGAAATTGATGGCAGAGTCCAAATCATCCACATTGACGGGATGTGCAATGAGTGTGGCAACTGTGAAATCTTCTGTCCATATAGCGGGGCACCGTATAAAGAAAAATTCACTTTGTTTTGGAGTGAAGAGGATTTCCAGAGTTCAGAGAATAAGGGATTCCTACTGTTAAGGGGTGGTGCTAATCCTAAGTTCAAGATTCGTTTGGAAGAAGAAACGGTCATTGAATTCGACGATACTGGAAAGTGTGATGATGCATTATTGGATGCGGACATTGCGTCATTGATTTATCAGTGCTATCTCGATTATTCTTGGCTCTTTTCCGAATAACTGAACGTGAATGATAAGTGTAAAACATCATAGACACGACATGGAAAAAGGGCTGAGATAAATTCAGCCCTTTTTTTGAAAAGTATGCATTTTTGGAAGGAGTTTTTTCTGTTTTTACGAATATACTATATGTATAGATGTTTAACAAGAGAATGGAGGCAACGATGTTACTTATTGGAAATGGTCGACTGATTACTAGGGACTCGGAAAATCCTTATTTGGAAAACGGAGCGATAGTGATTGAAGGCAACAAGATTAAAGCAGTCGGTGCGACGGCAACGCTAAGAGCGAAGTATGCAGAAGCAGAATATATGGATGCCAGGGGAAGACTTATCATGCCGGGCATGATAAATGCGCACCAGCATTTTTATAGTACGCTGGCTAGAGGAATGGCCAATGATGTTCCTCCTGCACGAAAATTTAGCGATATTCTAAATAACCTTTGGTGGAAGCTAGATAAACTGCTGACCTTGGAAGATGTGTATTATAGTGCTGCTGTTCCCTTGATTGAGGGGATAAAAAATGGTGTAACTACGGTGATGGACCACCATGCTAGTCCCTATCACGTAGATGGTTCACTAGGTATGATCATGGAGGCAGGAAAAGATGCTGGCGTTCGCCTTTCGACCTGCTATGAGGTATCTGATCGTGATGGAATAGAAATAGCAGAGGCGGGTATCCGGGAGAATATGGCGGCTATCCGAGCTGGTAAGGCAGATGACTCCGATATGTTTAAAGGGATGTTTGGTTTGCATGCATCGATGACCATTTCGGATGAAACAATGGATAAATGTTTGGCAGCTATGGCTGGTGAAGATGCAGGATACCATGTGCATTGTGCCGAAGGTATAGAAGATGTAGACGATGCCATAGCAAAGTACGGCAAACGTGTTATTACTCGTTGGAATGATTTTGGCATACTCAATGAGAATTCCATTGCCGTTCACTGTATTCATGTGAACGATGAAGAAATTGACATCCTAAGCGAGAGTAAAGTTAAAGTGGTGCACAACCCAGAGTCCAATATGGGCAATGCTGTAGGGTGTGCTCCGTTACTGGAGATGAAGCAGCGTGGTGTGAATCTTGGGCTCGGTACGGATGGCTATACCTTTGATATGTTTGAATCTTGGAAGGTAGGGAATATTATCCATAAGCATGTGATGCAAGATTCTAATGTTGCATGGGGTGAGTTGCCTGAGATGCTCTTTGAAGAAAATGCGAACATCGTCAATCAGCATTTTTCCGGACGTGTTGGAAAACTGAAAGAGGGCTTCTATGCAGATGTTATTGTCGTTGACTATAATCCACCCACACCAATGAATTCGGATAACCTGAACAGCCACTTACTTTTTGGGGTAATGGGCAGACAGGTTGATACGACTATCATTAACGGCAAGATCATTATGAAAGACAGAATTCTCCAAGGCATTGATGAGCAAGCAATCTATGCCAAATCCAGAGAAAGAGCAATCGAGGTCTGGAAACAGATATAAGAGTTGTAGGGAGGAGAGGTTATGGATTTTACTACTGTTGGTAAGAGTTATAAGAGGAAAGACGCTGCTGCCAAAGTGACAGGTAAGGCGCAGTACACAAGGGATATTGGCAGACGGAATATGTTGTATGCCAAAGTGAAGCGTAGCACCATCGCCCATGGCAATGTGATTCGCATTGATGCAAGTAAGGCGGAGGCTTTGGAAGGGGTAATTAAAGTATTTACACCGGACAATCTTCCCTGTGGTGTATATCCGACTGCGGGCCATCCACATAGCTTGGATCCCGCGCATCAAGATATAGCGGACAGAATGGCACTAACGAAGAAGGTACGTTTTTATGGAGATGAAGTAGCTGCCGTTGTAGCAGTAGATGAATTAACGGCTAAGAAGGCGCTAGACCTGATCGAGGTGGAATACGAAGAGCTTCCTTTCTATCTAGACGCGGAAGAAGCATTGAAGGAAGATGCAGTTGAAATTCATGAAAATAGCAAAAATATCATCGGACATAATTCTTATACGGTGGGAGATGTAGACATCCGCGAAGCATTCGCTATGGCTGACTATGTTTTTGAAGATGTATTGGAAGTAAAGCCGGTGCAGCATTGCCACCTAGAGAATCACGTAGCCTATGCCTATACAGAAGGTAATGGACGTCTTGTGGTGATGAGTTCCACCCAGATTCCTCATATTTGTAGAAGAATCCTATCTCAGGCACTAAGTATACCTGCTGGTATGATCCGAGTGATTAAGCCCATTATTGGTGGTGGATTTGGAAACAAGCAGGATATATGCATTG contains these protein-coding regions:
- the ssnA gene encoding putative aminohydrolase SsnA, with the translated sequence MLLIGNGRLITRDSENPYLENGAIVIEGNKIKAVGATATLRAKYAEAEYMDARGRLIMPGMINAHQHFYSTLARGMANDVPPARKFSDILNNLWWKLDKLLTLEDVYYSAAVPLIEGIKNGVTTVMDHHASPYHVDGSLGMIMEAGKDAGVRLSTCYEVSDRDGIEIAEAGIRENMAAIRAGKADDSDMFKGMFGLHASMTISDETMDKCLAAMAGEDAGYHVHCAEGIEDVDDAIAKYGKRVITRWNDFGILNENSIAVHCIHVNDEEIDILSESKVKVVHNPESNMGNAVGCAPLLEMKQRGVNLGLGTDGYTFDMFESWKVGNIIHKHVMQDSNVAWGELPEMLFEENANIVNQHFSGRVGKLKEGFYADVIVVDYNPPTPMNSDNLNSHLLFGVMGRQVDTTIINGKIIMKDRILQGIDEQAIYAKSRERAIEVWKQI